One region of Flavobacterium pisciphilum genomic DNA includes:
- a CDS encoding vWA domain-containing protein has product MDKITFLNPEFFWLFLLIPIAIAWLFWKRNQQSATLKMSSLQGFKSSESLLAKLKPFLGVFRILALSSLIIALARPRTVDVSNKTKTTKGIDIVMSIDVSGSMLARDLKPDRMQALKKLASEFVVERPNDRIGIVLYASEAYTKIPVTSDKAIILEAIKSIKYDNVLVDGTGIGMGLATAVNRLKDSKAKSKVIILMTDGVNNAGFIEPDTAADIAKQYGIKVYTIGIGTNGMAEFPYAIAPNGQFLFRMMKVEIDEQMMKTIANKTGGKYFRATSNEKLASIYNEINKLETTEIEELKFYDYDEKFRPFVILAGILLLLEIGLRNTVYRSFI; this is encoded by the coding sequence ATGGATAAAATAACTTTTTTAAACCCTGAGTTTTTCTGGTTGTTTCTTTTGATTCCCATTGCAATTGCTTGGTTATTCTGGAAAAGAAATCAGCAATCGGCAACGTTAAAAATGAGTTCATTGCAAGGTTTTAAATCCTCAGAATCATTGCTGGCAAAACTAAAACCATTTTTGGGCGTATTTCGAATTTTAGCATTAAGTTCATTGATAATTGCACTTGCAAGACCTAGAACGGTAGATGTAAGCAACAAGACAAAAACAACAAAAGGAATAGATATTGTAATGTCTATAGACGTTTCTGGAAGTATGCTTGCTCGAGATTTAAAGCCAGATCGTATGCAAGCACTTAAAAAATTAGCTTCTGAATTTGTGGTTGAAAGACCAAATGACAGAATTGGAATTGTTTTATATGCATCTGAAGCCTATACTAAAATACCTGTAACAAGTGATAAAGCAATTATACTTGAAGCTATTAAAAGTATAAAGTACGACAATGTTTTGGTAGATGGAACAGGAATCGGAATGGGACTAGCAACAGCCGTAAACAGACTTAAAGATAGTAAAGCCAAAAGCAAGGTGATTATCTTAATGACAGATGGTGTTAATAACGCAGGATTTATTGAACCCGATACTGCAGCAGATATTGCAAAACAGTACGGAATCAAAGTATACACAATTGGAATTGGAACTAATGGAATGGCCGAATTCCCGTATGCAATTGCTCCTAATGGACAGTTTCTATTTAGAATGATGAAAGTAGAAATTGATGAGCAAATGATGAAAACTATTGCAAACAAAACTGGAGGAAAATATTTTAGAGCTACAAGTAATGAAAAACTAGCCTCTATTTATAATGAGATTAATAAACTGGAAACAACCGAAATCGAAGAATTAAAATTCTATGATTACGATGAAAAATTCCGCCCTTTTGTAATACTAGCAGGTATATTGCTATTATTGGAAATTGGATTACGAAATACTGTTTACAGAAGCTTTATATAA
- a CDS encoding AAA family ATPase, which yields MEENTTTLDIRAINEKIERESAFIDLLTMEMNKVIVGQKHMVERLLIGLLGQGHILLEGVPGLAKTLAINTLSQAVQGSFSRIQFTPDLLPADVVGTMIYNIKQNEFSIKKGPIFANFVLADEINRAPAKVQSALLEAMQEKQVTIGDTTFKLDRPFLVLATQNPVEQEGTYQLPEAQVDRFMLKTVIDYPKMDEERLVIRQNLKGSYEKVNPVVSVDQILRAQEAVREVYMDEKIEKYILDIIFATRYPEKYKLADLKPLISFGASPRGSINLANAAKCYAFIKRRGYVIPEDVRAVVHDVLRHRVGITYEAEAENITSVDIINKIVNEIEVP from the coding sequence ATGGAAGAAAATACAACGACTTTAGACATTAGAGCGATCAATGAAAAAATCGAAAGAGAAAGTGCTTTTATAGACCTTCTCACAATGGAAATGAACAAAGTTATTGTGGGTCAGAAACATATGGTCGAACGTTTGTTAATTGGACTTCTTGGTCAAGGCCATATTTTGCTAGAGGGAGTTCCTGGATTAGCAAAAACTCTTGCCATAAATACACTGTCACAGGCAGTGCAAGGTTCGTTCAGCCGTATTCAATTTACACCCGACTTATTACCTGCCGATGTTGTTGGTACGATGATTTACAACATTAAGCAAAATGAATTTTCTATCAAAAAAGGACCAATCTTCGCTAATTTTGTCCTTGCCGATGAAATTAACCGTGCTCCAGCCAAAGTACAATCAGCACTTTTGGAGGCGATGCAAGAAAAACAAGTTACCATTGGGGACACTACTTTTAAACTAGATCGTCCGTTTTTAGTACTAGCAACTCAAAACCCTGTTGAACAAGAAGGAACATACCAACTTCCAGAAGCGCAAGTCGATCGTTTTATGCTTAAAACTGTAATTGACTATCCAAAAATGGATGAAGAGCGTTTAGTAATTCGTCAGAATCTAAAAGGAAGTTACGAAAAAGTAAACCCTGTTGTTTCTGTAGACCAAATTTTACGTGCACAAGAAGCTGTTCGTGAAGTTTATATGGACGAAAAGATAGAGAAATATATTCTAGATATTATTTTCGCAACACGTTACCCTGAAAAATACAAACTAGCCGATTTAAAACCACTTATCAGTTTTGGAGCATCTCCACGTGGAAGTATCAACTTAGCCAATGCTGCTAAATGTTACGCTTTTATTAAACGTCGTGGATATGTAATACCGGAAGATGTTCGTGCAGTTGTACACGATGTATTACGTCACAGAGTAGGTATCACTTACGAAGCAGAGGCTGAAAATATAACTTCTGTAGACATCATCAATAAAATTGTAAACGAAATTGAAGTACCTTAA
- a CDS encoding tetratricopeptide repeat protein, with amino-acid sequence MRNLLLYILLTLSLTISAQEKDKALPKANEEYTQNKFADAEANYRVSQSKFPNRTVAPYNLGNAIYKQNQASEAKYAYAKAIKNAKTPSQKHKAFHNLGNVFMKEKDYGQAVEAYKNALRNNPSDDETRYNYALAKKMLKENPPKQDKNKDKNKDKDKDKKDDKKDGDKNKKDDKGDKDKDKKDDKGDPNKDKKDGKDDKGDPKKEDNKGEPKPAPGGISKERLQNLLDAVNNEEKKIQDKVNAQKVKGAPKKTEKDW; translated from the coding sequence ATGAGAAATTTACTTCTATATATTTTATTAACGCTTTCTTTGACCATTTCGGCTCAAGAAAAGGATAAAGCGTTGCCAAAAGCTAATGAAGAATATACACAGAATAAATTTGCAGATGCAGAAGCTAATTATAGAGTTTCGCAATCTAAATTTCCAAATCGTACCGTTGCGCCTTATAACTTAGGAAATGCTATTTATAAACAAAACCAAGCAAGCGAAGCCAAATATGCCTATGCAAAAGCTATAAAAAATGCCAAAACACCGTCTCAAAAACACAAAGCTTTTCATAACCTTGGAAATGTTTTCATGAAAGAGAAAGATTATGGTCAAGCAGTCGAGGCCTATAAAAATGCATTACGTAACAATCCTTCTGATGATGAAACACGTTATAACTATGCATTGGCAAAGAAAATGCTAAAAGAGAATCCTCCTAAACAAGATAAAAACAAAGACAAGAATAAAGACAAGGACAAGGATAAGAAAGACGACAAAAAAGACGGCGATAAAAACAAAAAAGACGACAAAGGCGATAAGGACAAAGATAAAAAAGATGACAAGGGCGATCCTAATAAAGATAAAAAAGACGGAAAAGATGATAAAGGGGACCCTAAAAAAGAAGATAACAAAGGAGAGCCAAAACCTGCACCTGGAGGAATATCAAAAGAACGTTTACAGAATCTTCTAGACGCCGTAAATAATGAAGAAAAGAAAATTCAAGACAAAGTAAATGCTCAAAAAGTAAAAGGAGCTCCTAAAAAAACAGAGAAAGACTGGTAA
- a CDS encoding VWA domain-containing protein — translation MELDEKKYLYLLILLPILACIFFFNMYWKRKKQREFGDLELVKKLTPEHSVFKPFLKLGVILLALATLILGLVNPKIGTKMETVKREGIDIVFAVDVSKSMLAEDVAPSRLEKSKQLVSQIVNQLGNDRIGIVAYAGSAFPVLPITTDYSVAKMFLQSMSPDMVSSQGTSLDEAIRLSATYFDEKSKTSKLLILISDGEDHSEGAEAAAEEANKLGMKIITIGIGTEKGATIPLKKNGVVERFQRDNNNQIVITKLNQEGLKAIAKATKGGYVYGGSTKEVLDYVKNALDNIQKTEFEATQMADFQSQFQWFIGIAFILLFIDLFLLERKTNWIKELNLFNEKK, via the coding sequence ATGGAATTAGACGAAAAAAAATATTTATACCTTCTTATACTGCTTCCAATTTTGGCTTGCATTTTCTTTTTCAATATGTACTGGAAAAGAAAAAAACAACGTGAATTTGGAGATTTGGAATTAGTAAAAAAACTAACTCCTGAGCATTCTGTTTTTAAACCATTTTTAAAATTAGGAGTTATCCTTTTGGCTTTAGCAACACTAATTTTAGGATTGGTTAATCCAAAAATTGGAACAAAAATGGAAACTGTGAAACGAGAAGGAATCGATATTGTGTTTGCAGTAGACGTTTCTAAAAGTATGCTCGCAGAAGATGTCGCTCCAAGTCGTTTAGAAAAAAGTAAACAACTAGTTTCACAAATCGTCAACCAGTTAGGGAATGACCGAATCGGAATTGTAGCCTACGCAGGAAGCGCATTTCCAGTTTTACCAATTACCACCGACTATAGCGTTGCCAAAATGTTCTTGCAAAGTATGAGTCCAGATATGGTTTCATCACAAGGAACATCTCTTGACGAAGCTATACGATTATCAGCAACTTATTTTGACGAAAAAAGCAAAACAAGCAAACTCTTAATTTTGATTTCTGATGGTGAAGATCATTCTGAAGGAGCCGAAGCCGCAGCTGAAGAAGCCAACAAATTAGGAATGAAAATCATTACTATTGGTATTGGAACTGAAAAAGGAGCTACAATCCCATTGAAAAAAAATGGTGTTGTCGAACGTTTTCAAAGAGATAACAATAACCAAATTGTTATAACAAAACTAAATCAAGAAGGCTTAAAAGCTATTGCGAAAGCAACTAAAGGGGGCTATGTTTATGGCGGTAGCACGAAAGAAGTCTTAGATTATGTAAAAAATGCTTTAGACAATATCCAAAAAACAGAATTTGAAGCTACACAAATGGCCGATTTTCAATCACAGTTCCAATGGTTTATTGGTATTGCATTTATTTTACTGTTCATTGATCTATTCTTATTAGAAAGAAAAACAAATTGGATAAAAGAGTTGAATTTATTTAACGAAAAAAAATAA
- a CDS encoding BatD family protein, translated as MKRYLILLLLSFQGLMAQVQFEARVSKTTLGLNERLRIDFIMNVDGDNFVQPSFDGFRIVGGPSQQVSQSWVNGRSSFEKIYSYFLLPNQKGSLVIRQAAIEYNGQIYKTSPIKINVTAAVAQERDPNDPQQISADDNLYLVADISKTTPYINEPITVVYKLYFSHNIGITSWRELDKPKYNDFWSQNIDIKQLVAEEGMFKGERYRYVVLRKTVLYPQKSGKLVIEPLSLDIDVQLPTNRRNMFGQVVITEGNKRVSAGTKTIYVKALPETTKPEGFSGAVGRFDFKVTPSKTTLKNGESLELIVSAAGSGNMKLFTLPKPVVPNALEMYDPVHDEKVNTTLSGMSGKISDTYTIIPQYKGNYAIKPMQFSYFDLNTGSYKTITSPEIMVNVLDGPTPSDANVASSPTAKNKVSANEQFKYIKLKSNFVSVAKDDFYGSNLYYALLFVPFLILPIIVLAKKKKEAIDGDITGNRIRMNNKLAKKYLSQAKKQINNKEAFYIALEKAMHNFLKAKLHIETSEMSKDNIKELLLSRKANPESVQNFINLTENCEFARYAPASSASIQQDFDKAVLIISELEKQIV; from the coding sequence ATGAAAAGATATTTAATTCTATTACTATTAAGTTTCCAAGGGCTTATGGCTCAAGTACAATTTGAAGCCAGAGTAAGCAAAACTACGCTTGGTCTAAACGAAAGACTTCGAATTGACTTCATTATGAACGTTGATGGCGATAATTTTGTTCAACCTTCATTTGATGGTTTTCGAATTGTTGGAGGACCAAGTCAACAAGTCAGTCAATCATGGGTAAACGGAAGAAGTTCATTTGAAAAAATTTATTCTTATTTTTTATTACCAAACCAAAAAGGAAGTCTTGTAATAAGACAAGCTGCAATAGAATATAACGGTCAGATTTACAAAACTTCGCCAATAAAAATAAATGTTACTGCTGCTGTCGCACAGGAAAGAGACCCTAATGATCCTCAACAAATATCTGCTGATGATAATCTATATTTAGTAGCAGACATTTCTAAAACGACACCCTACATAAATGAACCTATTACTGTGGTTTATAAATTATATTTCAGTCACAACATTGGTATCACAAGTTGGAGAGAATTAGACAAACCAAAATACAATGATTTTTGGAGTCAGAACATCGACATAAAACAACTTGTTGCAGAGGAAGGTATGTTTAAAGGAGAAAGATATCGTTATGTAGTACTTAGAAAGACTGTATTATATCCTCAGAAATCAGGAAAACTAGTAATCGAACCACTATCATTAGATATTGATGTACAATTGCCTACCAACCGAAGAAATATGTTTGGACAGGTTGTAATTACAGAGGGTAACAAACGTGTATCTGCTGGTACAAAAACAATCTATGTAAAAGCACTTCCTGAAACCACCAAACCAGAAGGATTCTCAGGAGCTGTTGGCCGATTTGATTTCAAAGTAACTCCATCTAAAACAACATTAAAAAATGGAGAAAGCTTAGAGCTAATAGTTAGTGCTGCTGGTAGCGGAAACATGAAACTGTTTACTTTACCAAAACCAGTTGTGCCAAATGCTTTGGAAATGTATGACCCCGTACATGATGAAAAAGTAAATACAACTCTTAGTGGCATGTCAGGGAAAATTTCTGATACCTATACCATAATACCACAATACAAAGGGAATTATGCCATAAAACCTATGCAATTCTCATATTTTGACTTAAATACAGGAAGCTATAAAACAATTACTTCTCCAGAAATAATGGTAAACGTTCTTGATGGTCCAACACCATCAGACGCTAATGTAGCATCTAGTCCAACAGCAAAAAATAAAGTATCAGCTAATGAGCAATTCAAATACATCAAACTGAAAAGCAATTTCGTCTCAGTCGCAAAAGATGATTTCTATGGTTCTAATTTATATTATGCATTATTATTTGTACCATTCTTAATTTTACCAATTATTGTTTTGGCTAAAAAGAAAAAAGAAGCAATCGATGGTGATATCACTGGAAACAGAATTAGAATGAATAATAAACTAGCCAAGAAATATCTATCACAAGCTAAAAAACAAATCAATAATAAAGAGGCCTTTTACATTGCGCTTGAAAAAGCAATGCATAATTTCTTGAAAGCCAAATTACATATTGAGACATCAGAAATGAGCAAGGATAATATCAAAGAACTTTTGTTATCTAGAAAAGCAAATCCAGAATCAGTTCAGAATTTCATTAACCTGACAGAAAACTGCGAGTTTGCACGATATGCACCAGCATCTAGTGCTTCTATCCAACAAGATTTTGATAAAGCAGTATTGATAATTTCAGAATTAGAAAAACAAATTGTTTAA
- a CDS encoding DUF58 domain-containing protein has translation MDTKDLLKKVRKIEIKTKRLSNHIFSGEYHSSFKGRGMTFSEVRQYQYGDDIRAIDWNVTARYNEAHVKVFEEERELTMVLMVDISGSENFGSKSQFKKDIVTEIAATMAFSATQNNDKIGLILFSDVIELYIPPKKGRSHVLRIIRELIEFEPKSHKTDVAQALKFLSGTQKKKAIVFMISDFMSDDYEHTLKIASKKHDITGIRVYDIREEKIPNIGMVSMLDAETGKTQLINTGSKTIRTNYEKHYHSKVNYFKETFSKSGAGVVNTRVDESYVTKLLGYFKSR, from the coding sequence ATGGATACAAAAGACCTGTTAAAAAAAGTACGTAAAATAGAAATAAAAACCAAAAGATTGAGCAATCATATCTTTTCGGGGGAGTATCATTCTTCATTTAAAGGACGAGGAATGACTTTTAGCGAAGTGCGTCAATACCAATATGGTGATGACATACGTGCTATCGATTGGAACGTAACTGCACGTTATAATGAAGCTCACGTAAAAGTTTTTGAAGAAGAACGCGAGCTTACCATGGTACTTATGGTAGACATTTCGGGTTCTGAAAATTTTGGTTCAAAAAGTCAGTTTAAAAAAGATATCGTAACCGAAATTGCCGCAACAATGGCGTTCTCGGCAACACAAAACAATGATAAAATAGGCTTGATTTTATTTTCGGATGTAATCGAATTGTATATTCCACCTAAAAAAGGAAGATCTCACGTATTACGTATCATCCGTGAATTAATCGAATTTGAGCCTAAAAGTCATAAAACTGATGTTGCTCAGGCATTAAAATTTTTATCGGGTACACAAAAAAAGAAAGCGATTGTTTTTATGATTTCTGATTTCATGTCTGATGATTATGAACATACATTGAAAATTGCTTCCAAAAAACACGATATTACTGGCATTCGAGTATATGACATACGAGAAGAAAAAATACCAAATATCGGAATGGTTTCTATGCTTGATGCCGAAACTGGCAAAACGCAATTAATCAATACTGGCTCAAAAACAATACGTACTAACTATGAAAAACATTACCATAGTAAAGTAAATTATTTTAAAGAAACTTTTAGTAAATCGGGTGCTGGTGTTGTAAATACTCGTGTTGATGAAAGTTATGTAACCAAATTATTAGGCTATTTTAAATCGAGATAA